One genomic region from Clostridium saccharobutylicum DSM 13864 encodes:
- a CDS encoding methyl-accepting chemotaxis protein, which produces MFNKLKRNEVDTSKSLDENFKKTLLEVLEDAISGKFYEVDEEKFGSRKVADKWNEMIKQICNFKKDTTLQINELLQTTTKMDIIKEMISSSNKQTDALHSMSASSEELSASIDEVANMSETVADKSRSVKELAEDGVTKITDSMEFVKNSFYEMNEINKTMEDVKEKTVTINSIVDMVKGIADQTNLLALNAAIEAARAGEQGKGFAVVADEVRSLAENTKESVLNIEMNIQELQKSIDVSVDKINSTSAKLGSGQKIVDDVLVSINSINSAIESVNETIVQVAANTEEQTAVTHTVAESISKISVEADYLNSSSNKTGKSIYDLSKEIDMVRVNAVKDNNCLSDVEKIEIYKTDHLLWRWKIYNMILGYEKVDIHVVADYKNCALGKWYYGIDCSNIKDNSVFLKLEQPHIELHKIAKEAVVQYENGNLSAAEKCLEEMDKCSNQVFAILDEIKKLYR; this is translated from the coding sequence ATGTTTAATAAATTAAAAAGGAACGAAGTTGATACTTCTAAAAGTTTAGATGAAAATTTTAAAAAAACGTTATTGGAAGTACTTGAAGATGCAATAAGTGGAAAGTTTTATGAAGTCGATGAAGAAAAGTTTGGTTCTCGCAAAGTAGCAGATAAATGGAATGAGATGATTAAACAAATTTGTAATTTTAAAAAGGATACTACTCTTCAGATTAATGAGTTACTACAAACTACAACAAAGATGGATATAATAAAAGAAATGATAAGTAGTTCTAACAAGCAGACTGATGCATTACATTCTATGTCTGCTAGCAGCGAGGAATTATCTGCATCAATTGATGAGGTTGCTAATATGTCTGAAACTGTAGCGGATAAGTCGAGAAGCGTAAAAGAATTAGCTGAAGATGGAGTGACTAAGATAACTGACTCTATGGAATTTGTTAAAAATTCTTTTTATGAAATGAATGAAATAAATAAAACTATGGAAGACGTTAAAGAAAAGACGGTAACTATAAATAGCATAGTAGATATGGTAAAAGGAATAGCAGATCAAACTAATCTTTTGGCACTTAATGCAGCTATTGAGGCAGCAAGAGCAGGGGAGCAGGGAAAAGGTTTTGCAGTAGTTGCAGATGAAGTTAGAAGCTTAGCTGAAAATACAAAGGAATCAGTTCTTAATATAGAAATGAATATTCAAGAATTGCAAAAAAGTATAGATGTTTCAGTAGATAAAATAAATTCGACATCAGCCAAACTAGGTTCTGGACAAAAAATAGTTGATGATGTGTTAGTTTCAATTAATTCAATAAATTCAGCTATAGAGTCAGTAAATGAAACTATAGTACAAGTTGCGGCTAATACTGAGGAACAAACAGCAGTTACTCATACTGTTGCAGAATCTATATCGAAAATATCAGTAGAGGCAGATTATTTAAATTCAAGCAGTAATAAAACAGGAAAATCAATTTATGATTTAAGTAAAGAAATAGATATGGTTAGAGTAAATGCTGTTAAAGATAATAACTGTTTATCAGATGTTGAAAAGATAGAAATATATAAGACAGATCATCTTTTATGGCGCTGGAAAATATATAATATGATTTTAGGGTATGAGAAGGTAGATATTCATGTTGTTGCAGATTATAAAAACTGCGCTTTAGGAAAATGGTATTATGGTATAGATTGTAGCAATATAAAAGATAATAGTGTATTTTTAAAACTTGAACAGCCTCATATAGAGTTACATAAAATAGCAAAAGAAGCAGTTGTGCAATATGAAAATGGAAATTTATCTGCTGCAGAAAAATGCTTAGAAGAAATGGACAAATGTTCAAATCAAGTTTTCGCAATTTTAGATGAGATAAAAAAGCTTTATAGATAA
- a CDS encoding hemolysin XhlA family protein, producing MNEELIKDKIETHERRINNHGERLDKLEQDGRELKTEIKNLCENLKSLTNMIKWFITAIGGALISFFFYVVQTGIVM from the coding sequence ATGAATGAGGAACTAATTAAAGATAAAATTGAAACGCATGAAAGAAGAATTAACAATCATGGTGAACGACTTGATAAGTTAGAACAAGATGGCAGAGAGCTTAAAACAGAAATTAAAAATTTGTGTGAAAATCTTAAATCATTAACCAATATGATTAAATGGTTTATAACTGCAATAGGAGGAGCTTTGATAAGCTTCTTTTTTTATGTAGTTCAAACAGGAATAGTTATGTAG
- a CDS encoding YmfQ family protein produces the protein MEYGTTKYGLVKYAEDILSSEELKKYFVDLTKYVPTFISEIPEMKAIYYVQGTEIGSLLYYSQDVLKQFFIDTATWGLIYLEEEYGIETNLAMSYEQRREVIKAKKRGQGTTTKQMIKNVAEAFSGGEVNIIEDNHSYSFTVQFIGVKGIPKNMQAFKNMLEDIKPAHLSYNFKYTYTVWNFLNEKNLNWNNAKTETWNELKVYE, from the coding sequence TTGGAATATGGAACAACTAAATATGGATTAGTTAAATATGCAGAAGACATTTTAAGTTCGGAAGAATTAAAAAAATACTTCGTTGATTTAACTAAATATGTACCAACTTTTATATCTGAAATACCAGAGATGAAGGCTATTTATTATGTGCAAGGCACAGAGATAGGTAGCCTTTTGTATTACTCACAAGATGTTTTAAAGCAATTCTTTATAGATACTGCAACTTGGGGATTGATATATCTAGAAGAGGAATATGGGATTGAAACTAATTTAGCCATGAGCTATGAGCAAAGAAGAGAAGTAATTAAGGCAAAAAAACGTGGTCAAGGAACTACAACTAAGCAGATGATTAAAAATGTTGCAGAAGCATTCAGTGGAGGAGAAGTAAACATAATAGAAGATAATCATAGCTATTCTTTCACAGTACAATTTATAGGGGTTAAGGGTATTCCTAAGAATATGCAGGCGTTTAAGAATATGCTGGAAGATATTAAGCCAGCACATCTTTCTTATAATTTTAAATATACGTATACGGTATGGAATTTCTTGAATGAAAAGAATTTAAATTGGAATAATGCAAAAACAGAAACTTGGAATGAATTAAAAGTTTATGAATAA
- a CDS encoding pyocin knob domain-containing protein, with amino-acid sequence MQVSKFIEKLNKLENNTYVIEEEITVNNGVYEAELIHDNVNLKTLNVYTGPKLTGDRVQTYIISTPSLTPWKNVIKIFSKIDKLYISYETNGDTVEAEDINKVQDAILDTQNNLNNEIDRAKNAEKVLTDNLNNEVERAKNVEKIISDNLTNESNRAKNSEQIITNNLNNEVSRANGAENSITNNLNAEISRAKGAEKDLTDSLNATNNNLNNEINRAKSVEGTLSTNLANEVNRASNAENTITNNLNLEITRAKAAESSITNTINVNKPNWDDKYSRNEVDNKINQVVSNMDWKESVATYSDIAKTYSTPDDGWTVNVKDTDITYRYSGTSWIPISANSIPLATKDVDGKMSKQDKIDHDDMNSKKHVHSNKSIIDAISQSLLDAWNSAYTHISDTVRHITQVERDKWNRKQDNLGYTPVNKAGDTMNGRLIIMPGSNGGISFPNNSFGGSGDTATITLENLNGGEATEMTFTITNDGNDIFNFKVPDNNGMKVNRNTVWHAGNDGAGSGLDADKLQGKSPNDFAPSGFGLGGPAKDVGGCNLNTLQKTGFYKGCNMSNAPTNGWYYIIVISHEDSWSVQYLCGYGSGSTNNAPTYLYKRNLRSNVWDNWDTIYTSNNKPTPSDLGASANGHTHDDRYYTESESDAKYATKDQISKAGYGDMFKSTYDKDGDGIVDVAQSLKFYSVSTNGGGTAGLFTKIAAISITSQYVDGNAVVEITSAGSGNYTQIKGKLYFRVKQQSSLGTTPGIDLKISDSEVVSENNFIAVITQNTTSITTVELYYKTVQDWDTLIFTPIINTNIVFYNKQPLITTLPAGSKVNCANLKKQLTWNDVKGV; translated from the coding sequence ATGCAGGTAAGTAAATTTATAGAAAAATTAAATAAATTAGAAAATAACACTTACGTTATAGAAGAAGAAATAACCGTGAATAATGGTGTTTATGAAGCAGAGTTAATTCATGATAATGTGAATTTAAAAACATTAAATGTTTATACAGGGCCAAAACTTACAGGGGATAGAGTACAAACATATATTATTTCAACGCCAAGTTTAACACCTTGGAAAAACGTAATTAAGATTTTTAGCAAGATAGATAAACTTTATATAAGTTATGAAACTAATGGAGATACAGTTGAAGCAGAAGACATTAATAAAGTTCAGGATGCAATTTTAGATACTCAAAATAATCTTAATAATGAAATCGATCGAGCTAAAAATGCTGAAAAAGTTTTAACTGATAATTTGAATAATGAAGTAGAAAGAGCAAAAAATGTTGAAAAGATTATAAGTGATAATCTTACAAATGAATCTAATAGAGCAAAAAATTCGGAGCAGATTATAACTAATAATTTAAATAATGAAGTTAGTAGAGCTAATGGGGCTGAGAATAGTATAACCAATAATCTTAATGCAGAAATTTCTAGAGCAAAGGGTGCAGAGAAAGATTTAACTGATAGTTTAAATGCTACTAACAATAATTTAAATAATGAGATTAATAGAGCTAAGAGTGTAGAGGGGACTTTAAGCACTAATTTAGCTAATGAAGTAAATAGAGCTTCAAATGCAGAAAATACTATAACTAATAATCTTAATTTAGAAATTACTCGTGCTAAAGCAGCTGAAAGCAGTATAACAAACACAATTAATGTTAATAAACCTAATTGGGATGATAAATACAGTAGAAATGAAGTTGATAATAAAATTAATCAAGTTGTTAGTAATATGGACTGGAAGGAATCTGTAGCCACTTATTCAGATATAGCTAAAACTTATTCAACCCCAGACGATGGATGGACAGTAAATGTTAAAGATACAGATATAACTTATAGATATAGTGGAACAAGTTGGATTCCCATTTCAGCTAATTCTATTCCATTAGCAACTAAGGATGTTGATGGAAAAATGTCTAAACAAGATAAAATAGATCATGATGATATGAATAGTAAGAAGCATGTTCATTCTAATAAAAGTATTATAGATGCAATCTCGCAATCTCTATTAGATGCTTGGAATTCTGCTTATACACATATTAGTGATACAGTAAGGCATATAACACAAGTAGAAAGAGATAAATGGAATCGCAAACAAGATAATTTGGGTTATACACCAGTAAATAAAGCAGGAGATACCATGAATGGCAGATTGATAATAATGCCTGGAAGTAATGGGGGGATATCTTTTCCAAATAATTCTTTTGGAGGTAGCGGCGATACTGCAACAATAACTTTAGAAAATCTCAATGGTGGAGAAGCTACTGAGATGACATTCACAATCACAAATGATGGAAATGATATTTTTAATTTTAAAGTTCCCGATAATAATGGTATGAAAGTTAATAGAAATACTGTATGGCATGCGGGAAATGACGGTGCAGGAAGCGGATTAGATGCGGATAAATTACAAGGCAAATCGCCAAATGATTTTGCTCCTAGTGGATTTGGATTAGGAGGTCCTGCAAAAGATGTAGGAGGATGTAATTTAAATACACTACAAAAAACAGGATTTTATAAAGGTTGTAATATGAGTAATGCACCAACAAATGGATGGTATTACATAATTGTAATATCACATGAAGATTCTTGGTCAGTACAATATTTATGCGGTTATGGATCTGGGAGTACAAATAATGCACCAACTTATCTATATAAAAGAAATTTAAGGTCTAATGTATGGGATAATTGGGATACAATATATACATCTAATAATAAACCTACACCATCAGATCTTGGAGCTAGTGCTAATGGTCATACACATGATGATAGATATTATACTGAATCTGAGTCCGATGCTAAATATGCAACAAAAGACCAGATATCTAAAGCAGGCTATGGAGATATGTTTAAATCTACTTATGATAAAGATGGAGATGGAATTGTTGATGTTGCTCAATCATTAAAATTCTATTCAGTTTCTACCAATGGTGGAGGAACAGCAGGTTTATTTACCAAAATAGCAGCTATATCAATTACTAGCCAATATGTAGATGGCAATGCGGTAGTAGAAATAACAAGTGCAGGATCTGGTAATTATACTCAAATAAAAGGTAAACTTTATTTTAGAGTAAAACAACAAAGTTCATTAGGGACTACGCCAGGAATAGATTTGAAAATTTCTGATAGTGAAGTGGTATCTGAAAATAATTTTATAGCTGTAATTACGCAAAACACAACAAGTATTACAACAGTTGAACTTTATTATAAAACTGTCCAAGATTGGGATACATTAATTTTTACACCAATAATTAATACGAATATAGTTTTTTATAATAAACAGCCTTTAATAACAACATTACCTGCAGGCAGTAAAGTAAATTGTGCAAATTTAAAAAAACAACTGACATGGAATGATGTAAAGGGGGTATAG
- a CDS encoding baseplate J/gp47 family protein, which translates to MGTDITIPDFLKETAYDIHKRMLNQAPENINTIEGDLFWDATIPAAKEIARSKNIGLQNILKLGITKTSTGEYLDLKGSENGLTRKYAISTIQTIKFTGVAGTQIQKGKIVSTPATDTQESIGFSIVETKSIGTDGTVEINAECLTAGTIGNVAVGNITILVTSINGVKSVSNVKIFKYGVDIENDDDFRERIIQKSQTPATSGNKYHYLNWALEVTGVGAAKVFPLANGPGTVKVVIVDSNKNKASDELVKDTFNHIEEVRPIGANVSVVSAVEKSIDITANVTIVNGLNLGMIQTEFINSVVEYLQSVAFKASSISYAKIGSILLNTTGVLDYTDFKINNSTFNISLADEEIAVIGKTALGVI; encoded by the coding sequence TTGGGTACAGATATAACAATTCCAGATTTTTTAAAAGAAACGGCTTATGATATTCATAAGAGAATGTTAAATCAAGCTCCAGAAAATATAAATACAATTGAAGGAGATTTATTTTGGGATGCAACAATTCCAGCTGCAAAAGAAATAGCAAGAAGTAAAAACATTGGTCTGCAAAATATATTAAAGCTAGGAATTACTAAAACATCAACAGGAGAATATTTGGATTTAAAGGGTAGCGAAAATGGTTTGACAAGAAAATATGCTATTAGCACTATACAAACTATAAAATTTACGGGTGTAGCTGGTACTCAAATACAAAAAGGAAAGATAGTATCAACTCCAGCTACAGATACACAAGAATCTATTGGATTTTCAATAGTTGAAACTAAATCCATAGGAACAGATGGAACAGTAGAAATAAATGCTGAATGTTTGACTGCTGGGACAATAGGAAATGTAGCTGTAGGAAATATAACAATTTTGGTAACATCAATTAATGGAGTTAAATCAGTTTCAAATGTAAAGATATTCAAATATGGTGTAGATATAGAAAATGATGATGACTTTAGAGAAAGAATAATTCAAAAATCACAAACACCTGCTACAAGCGGAAATAAGTATCATTATTTAAATTGGGCACTGGAGGTAACTGGTGTAGGAGCAGCTAAGGTGTTTCCACTTGCAAATGGACCTGGAACTGTAAAAGTAGTCATTGTAGATAGCAATAAAAATAAAGCAAGTGATGAACTTGTTAAAGACACGTTTAATCATATAGAAGAAGTAAGACCGATAGGTGCAAATGTAAGTGTTGTAAGTGCAGTAGAAAAATCAATAGATATAACCGCAAATGTAACAATAGTAAATGGCTTAAATTTAGGAATGATACAAACAGAATTTATTAATTCGGTTGTAGAATATTTACAAAGTGTTGCATTTAAAGCTTCTTCTATAAGCTATGCTAAAATAGGTAGTATTTTATTAAATACTACTGGTGTATTAGATTATACAGATTTTAAGATAAATAATTCTACCTTTAATATAAGTTTAGCTGATGAAGAAATTGCAGTAATAGGAAAAACTGCATTAGGGGTGATTTAG
- a CDS encoding DUF2634 domain-containing protein, translating to MANLFPINSLQAVTAKENKKIDFKGSYAVNLETGEFIKNPDGTVKVLNSFEAYIQWCQLAMMTDRYKYMAYSSRFGRDSISKNIDKKAMELEIKRITQEALLTHPMTSSVDDFDFRWENGEVYYTYVVTTIKKEQKILTSNEKVG from the coding sequence ATGGCTAATTTATTTCCTATTAATAGTTTACAAGCTGTTACAGCAAAAGAAAATAAGAAAATAGATTTTAAAGGATCATATGCAGTAAATTTAGAAACTGGAGAGTTTATAAAAAATCCAGATGGAACAGTAAAAGTTTTGAATTCTTTTGAAGCCTATATACAATGGTGTCAATTAGCAATGATGACTGACAGATATAAATACATGGCTTATTCATCTAGATTTGGCAGGGATTCAATTTCAAAAAATATAGACAAAAAAGCAATGGAGCTTGAGATTAAAAGAATAACTCAAGAAGCTCTATTGACTCATCCAATGACTTCAAGCGTAGATGATTTTGATTTCAGATGGGAAAATGGTGAAGTTTATTACACATATGTAGTTACAACTATTAAAAAAGAACAGAAAATATTGACAAGTAATGAGAAAGTGGGGTGA
- a CDS encoding XkdQ/YqbQ family protein — MDLILKNKYKIQLLSESVTLKDALDAIAYTMDIAIIETDDLKSIGIAKGDSIELFDYEFGSGNYAQIFSGVIWDISKNKKSKKISITGKERTVYIEESEDEYLWTEGQTAAERATIIANDWGIPIGYFEDTEIKLSKDKRKESLYSMMKKDLKETAQKDGKLYRFRMDVNLDLFELGSNIFIYELDNIMEELDEKDSLDGAVTQVKVLGKEKTNDNNSSSSKDDSDSNSSSSNNELVLSPIIGTFKKDTETYGTIQKIVQDDKVDDYSKAETKANSLFSNGEASKTINCCDDINTLHAGNTVNVYGEILCITEITHTLGSSNKMSLTVMKMEDVRRKFYSEQ, encoded by the coding sequence ATGGATTTGATTTTGAAAAATAAGTATAAAATACAGCTTTTAAGTGAATCTGTAACTTTAAAGGATGCCTTAGATGCAATAGCGTATACTATGGATATTGCTATTATAGAAACAGATGATCTAAAATCCATAGGAATAGCTAAAGGTGATTCTATTGAACTTTTTGATTATGAATTTGGAAGTGGAAACTATGCTCAGATATTTAGTGGCGTTATATGGGATATAAGCAAAAATAAGAAGTCAAAAAAGATATCCATAACAGGCAAGGAACGAACAGTTTATATTGAAGAATCAGAAGATGAATATTTATGGACAGAGGGACAAACTGCTGCAGAGAGAGCAACGATTATTGCTAATGATTGGGGAATACCAATAGGGTATTTTGAAGATACAGAGATTAAACTATCAAAAGATAAAAGAAAAGAATCTCTTTATAGCATGATGAAAAAGGATTTGAAAGAAACTGCTCAAAAGGATGGGAAGCTTTATAGATTTAGAATGGATGTTAATTTAGATTTGTTTGAATTAGGATCTAATATTTTTATTTATGAATTAGATAACATAATGGAAGAATTAGATGAAAAGGATAGTTTAGATGGAGCAGTTACACAAGTTAAAGTTTTAGGAAAAGAAAAAACAAATGATAATAATTCAAGTAGCTCTAAAGATGATAGTGACTCTAATAGCTCTAGTTCTAATAATGAACTTGTATTATCTCCAATAATAGGAACTTTCAAGAAAGATACAGAAACTTATGGAACAATACAAAAAATAGTTCAAGATGATAAGGTTGACGATTATTCTAAGGCAGAGACTAAGGCAAATAGCCTTTTTTCAAATGGAGAAGCAAGTAAAACAATTAATTGCTGTGATGATATAAACACACTTCATGCTGGAAATACAGTCAATGTTTATGGAGAGATACTTTGTATTACTGAGATTACTCATACACTTGGTTCAAGTAACAAGATGAGTTTGACAGTAATGAAAATGGAAGATGTAAGGAGGAAATTCTATAGTGAACAGTAA
- a CDS encoding SH3 domain-containing protein, whose protein sequence is MDIYLIDESKRYTLQFPVNPLDSISNPKEKKFSTTDTVEFGEVDISEKGSKIREISFNSFFPLQYDSYCRYVYIMAPHDYVGVIESWMDSDTHVRLIITEFNINELVNISKFTPEIKAGEDGDIYFSITLRTYKELKIETIINASSEDSGGLENNRTDNSQDEYKDGDNVKVTASSLNVREGPGTSYDILGSVSNGTNLEIYRQYGNWADTYWGDHGGYVCLDYVTKV, encoded by the coding sequence TTGGACATTTATTTAATAGATGAGTCTAAAAGATATACTTTACAATTTCCGGTTAACCCCTTAGATAGTATTTCTAATCCAAAGGAAAAAAAGTTCTCAACAACTGATACTGTTGAATTTGGTGAAGTTGATATTTCAGAAAAAGGAAGTAAGATAAGGGAAATAAGTTTCAATTCGTTTTTTCCATTACAATATGATTCGTATTGCAGATATGTATATATTATGGCTCCTCATGATTATGTAGGAGTAATAGAATCTTGGATGGATTCAGATACACATGTGAGATTGATAATTACAGAATTTAATATAAACGAATTAGTAAATATAAGCAAATTTACACCTGAAATAAAAGCAGGAGAAGATGGAGATATATACTTCAGCATCACTTTAAGAACTTATAAGGAATTGAAGATTGAAACGATAATTAATGCGTCTAGTGAAGATTCAGGAGGGCTTGAAAATAATAGAACAGATAATAGTCAGGATGAATATAAAGATGGTGATAATGTTAAAGTTACGGCGAGCTCTTTAAATGTAAGGGAAGGGCCAGGAACATCTTATGATATATTGGGAAGTGTTTCAAATGGAACCAATCTTGAAATTTACAGACAATATGGAAATTGGGCTGATACCTATTGGGGGGACCATGGCGGCTATGTTTGTTTGGATTATGTAACGAAGGTGTGA